One Tubulanus polymorphus chromosome 5, tnTubPoly1.2, whole genome shotgun sequence DNA segment encodes these proteins:
- the LOC141906303 gene encoding uncharacterized protein LOC141906303, with product MPRKKRERLDISSTGVKSSAWPNSSTTTTTTVDVVGPLDRDRIFQQVKEMFHGQIDPEVIQIVLSEYNWQVENTLDALFNMTGEQPSRITEPSLDDDRISLKSIASNFYKSSPINASSTMTNSVSAILPGQNDDISSLVGNEQNFGCGYIDSYYFENDEFDLDYTALMSTDQQQTEVIQSVGNGSSAAPKSNAAEIQRPINESPGEEYTQSLQYEDDSGAFPLRDSLSSNQPSSGKEDCLNLGARKNVVRGKKSAPIAEKSAKITYNPLIMTEQSSSKSSPLNSSLDGLKNPSHLLMTLEMF from the exons ATGCCGAGAAAGAAGAGAGAACGATTAGATATTAGTTCAACGGGTGTAAAATCCTCAGCATGGCCAAATtcttcaacaacaacaactacCACCGTGGACGTGGTTGGACCACTGGATCGAGATCGTATTTTTCAACAAGTTAAGGAAATGTTTCACGGTCAAATAGATCCCGAAGTCATTCAAATTGTCCTTTCGGAATACAACTGGCAAG tTGAAAACACTTTGGATGCATTGTTCAATATGACCGGAGAACAGCCGTCGAGAATCACAGAGCCATCCCTTGATGATGATAGAATTTCTCTGAAATCCATCGCGTCAAATTTCTATAAATCTTCACCGATTAATGCAAGTTCTACTATGACCAATAGCGTTTCTGCAATCCTACCCGGACAAAATGACGATATCTCGTCTTTGGTCGGTAACGAACAAAATTTCGGTTGTGGCTACATCGATAGTTATTATTTCGAAAATGACGAATTTGATCTAGACTACACGGCATTGATGAGTACAGATCAACAACAGACAGAAGTAATTCAGTCAGTGGGGAATGGAAGTTCAGCTGCCCCAAAATCGAATGCAGCGGAGATTCAACGGCCTATCAATGAATCACCCGGTGAAGAATACACCCAGAGTTTacaatatgaagatgatagcGGTGCGTTTCCGCTTCGTGATTCGTTGAGTTCAAACCAGCCATCTTCTGGTAAGGAGGATTGTCTCAATCTTGGAGCACGAAAAAATGTTGTTCGTGGAAAGAAGTCTGCACCTATTGCAGAGAAAAGTGCTAAAATCACTTACAATCCCTTAATTATGACTGAACAGtcttcttctaaatcttctcCGTTGAATTCTTCTCTTGATGGTTTgaaaaat CCGAGCCATTTACTAATGACGTTGGAGATGTTTTGA
- the LOC141905527 gene encoding sister chromatid cohesion protein PDS5 homolog A-like, translated as MPMNTSTEIIYPPGCKGLDEDVGSDSEMLRRLKAIALKFREMGQEDNSQYRSLALYLASEPFMDHTNKDIRLLTACCLADVFRIFAPDAPYMDDAEKVKEIFLFFVKQLRGLEDTESASFKRCFYLLENLAYVKSFNICIDIDDTQEVFCSLFKCFFGIISEKHTTPVKNCMLDIMGPILTESDNVSQELLDIILLTIVEPYKSQNREANSLARDLIRRTANSISAYIQTFFNNSLVIGKTSESEVSDHIFHLIYELNQIAPNILLSVLPQLEFKLKSNDESERKLVTRLLAKMFSDKDSDLAMTNQKLWICFLGRFNDINLGVRTTCVLHSQQFILNQPDLKDEITEQLKMRLHDAEESVRHDAVMAIVNAAKKDLSAVTDDLLALVKERTLDKKFKIRREALIGLSQIYKKGVLLAEDRDPIQSARISWIKDKVLHGYYQNNIEDKVLIERLFKLNLVPYSYDHESRMNTLYELYESLDHNSVKALNEMLRCQNQILLLVRQIMSLKPEHEQIRQNKIMAIIRTLPEQHRTSEHIKKFFSMVRDDKGLEKSMLKLISIDCTCKDAEEKLKDILRKMGNPNPSNTCFTNVKTLVERIAPVMVDVHAMKYLIKLVDSALCNRNQFDGEKGMQLMLMLSSVYPGAFNHEDVYKQLIAFLKSDDESISYLAIKIFCNIGDRLHKVNKAEFENLKMELEELGQDGNPKQAKNAIKCLKVVCPVTDDKVFSSIFQNSKTGLDPANPTFETAIVAVGQIAGMFPDVYRDEAKSIISNIFVKKLLMQDLYGEEGEGPDNWCDREQCSSGTRAKLHGIKAIVRWLVGLKSNANGLCTSTMRLLITVINNNGDLMEHGKISKADMAHLRLAAACGIVKLAQEHVYTDIVQLHHFQTVALILNDACYQVRRTFAQKLNHGLMQFKLPLEYMAMFSLAASDPVADHRNAVKGYIQKNISKRREYLKFSPAANAKIFSLLPEYVLPYTIHLLAHDPDFVRPDDVEMLASLKECLWFILEPLMMKNEQYNYTFFHKMLENIKQTKDAQCPENQAANERMYAVCDLAMGIVVTKTTSFILKDFLAEPVLPKKLFTRPDQNYANTKFYLPKEFAFSPPKKKQAINLLAGIRTAPSYNPSTKTTANKGKSPSASSSQHSPSRGSQESIDLIKRLASGAAAKFDSANKKTSDSNNSAISTLAQTKVNVPSKLKQSTLSPLKRSNKDNTVTPSPPPGKAPKKSGALTNGRKKPGQPRKGRGGIAASDSQSSTDTTGSPAAPRPRGRPRKDLNVDKKNVASPSKSVTSNDGNKSSPLKRKVGRTPANKALTSSSSQSPGSSDESSPPKRGRFSQSPSSSESSPVVKRTGRQPLSGKNSSSAKRLGRPPRAALSDDTASPASGKRTGRKPPSQTSSEAGSPAVKRPGRKPSSQSSGSSAKRGRAPSSQSSSDTAASPATKRPRGRPAAVKQQQNGIKPSPKNNNNKKTAVSPAKKTGNNLLNKAKKLKQQVAAKRSPKPPPSPAKSPVKSPKRNLMSDFTESDSSPTTSPSKPSPSRKRASVTPLKGPQNKRNKTSTSKNAQSPAKKKTAPPEKKKLGRPKKNVRTANIPNGVSDSQSSGRSSRKSTPSSTPASSPRKSATPNKATKRPIRKGRK; from the exons ATGCCGATGAACACCAGCACCGAAATTATCTACCCTCCGGGGTGTAAAGGTTTGGACGAGGATGTCGGCAGCGACAGCGAAATGTTGCGTCGACTCAAGGCGATCGCTTTGAAATTCCGCGAAATGGGCCAGGAAGATAACAGCCAGTATCGAAGCCTGGCCCTCTACCTCGCATCGGAACCGTTCATGGATCACACGAATAAAGATATTCGTTTATTGACCGCTTGTTGTTTGGCCGATGTATTCAGGATATTTGCGCCGGACGCTCCGTACATGGATGATGCCGAGAAAGTGAAG gaaatatttttgttcTTCGTGAAACAACTTCGTGGTTTAGAAGACACGGAATCGGCGTCGTTCAAAAGGTGTTTCTATCTTTTGGAG AATCTTGCTTACGTAAAATCGTTCAACATCTGTATCGATATCGATGATACCCAGGAAGTGTTTTGTAGTCTGTTCAAATGTTTCTTCGGTATAATCAG TGAAAAGCACACGACTCCGGTGAAAAACTGTATGTTAGATATAATGGGTCCGATTCTAACCGAGTCGGACAACGTCTCGCAGGAATTACTGGATATCATTCTATTGACTATCGTCGAGCCGTACAAG aGTCAGAATCGTGAAGCGAATTCCCTCGCTCGTGATCTAATACGACGTACCGCCAATTCTATTTCCGCTTACATCCAAACG TTCTTCAATAATTCGCTGGTGATCGGGAAGACGTCGGAAAGTGAAGTATCCGATCAtatatttcatctgatttacGAGCTGAACCAAATCGCTCCCAATATACTCCTATCTGTCCTACCGCAGttagaattcaaattgaag AGTAATGACGAGAGTGAACGTAAATTAGTGACGAGACTTCTCGCGAAAATGTTTTCCGACAAAGACTCCGATTTGGCCATGACAAACCAGAAATTGTGGATCTGTTTCCTGGGAAG ATTCAACGATATAAATTTGGGCGTTCGAACGACCTGCGTGTTACACTCTCAACAATTCATCCTGAATCAACCCGATTTAAAAGACGAAATAACAG AGCAATTGAAGATGCGTTTACACGACGCCGAGGAAAGCGTTCGACACGATGCCGTTATGGCAATCGTCAACGCGGCTAAGAAGGATCTTTCGGCCGTCACGGATGATTTACTCGCGTTAGTTAAAGAAAGAACGTtggataaaaaa TTTAAAATTCGTCGTGAAGCGCTGATCGGATTGTCGCAGATCTACAAAAAAGGCGTGCTCCTCGCTGAAGACCGAGATCCTATACAGAGCGCGAGAATCAGCTGGATTAAAGATAAAGTGCTACACGGTTACTATCAGAACAATATCGAAGACAA GGTGTTGATAGAGCGTTTGTTTAAACTGAATTTAGTACCGTATAGTTACGATCACGAAAGTCGCATGAATACGCTATACGAGCTGTACGAATCATTGGACCATAATTCAGTCAA GGCGTTGAATGAGATGCTGCGGTGTCAAAATCAAATACTTCTACTAGTGCGACAGATCATGTCCCTGAAACCCGAGCACGAGCAAATCcgacaaaacaaaatcatGGCCATCATTA GAACATTACCGGAACAGCACCGAACGAGCGAACATATTAAAAAGTTTTTCTCGATGGTTCGAGACGACAAAGGTCTGGAGAAATCGATGTTGAAACTAATCTCGATAGACTGCACGTGTAAGGACGCCGAGGAGAAACTG AAAGATATTCTTCGCAAAATGGGAAATCCGAACCCTTCGAACACCTGTTTCACGAACGTGAAAACGTTAGTCGAAAGGATCGCTCCGGTGATGGTCGACGTGCACGCGATGAAGTATCTGATCAAACTCGTCGATTCTGCTCTTTGTAATCGTAATCAGTTCGACGGCGAGAAAGGCATGCAGTTGATGCTG ATGTTGTCGTCCGTATACCCGGGGGCGTTTAATCATGAAGACGTCTATAAGCAATTGATTGCATTCCTCAAATCCGATGACGAAAGCATTT CATATCTCgcaatcaaaattttctgcaATATCGGAGATCGCCTGCATAAAGTCAACAAGGCTGAGTTTGA GAATCTGAAAATGGAACTCGAAGAACTCGGACAAGATGGCAACCCTAAACAAGCTAAAAATGCGATTAAATGTTTGAAAGTCGTTTGCCCGGTGACCGACGATAAAGTCTTCTCATCGATATTTCAG AACTCTAAAACCGGATTAGATCCGGCGAATCCGACGTTTGAAACGGCGATCGTCGCGGTCGGTCAGATCGCCGGAATGTTCCCCGACGTTTACCGCGACGAAGCTAAATCCATCATCTCGAACATATTCGTCAAGAAATTACTCATGCAAGATTTG TACGGCGAGGAAGGGGAAGGTCCCGACAACTGGTGTGACCGAGAACAATGCTCAAGTGGAACCCGGGCCAAG CTACACGGAATCAAAGCTATAGTCAGATGGCTCGTAGGTTTGAAAAGTAACGCGAACGGTCTGTGTACGTCTACTATGCGTCTGCTTATAACGGTGATTAACAACAACGGCGACCTCATGGAACACGGCAAAATCAg TAAAGCAGATATGGCTCATCTTCGTCTGGCAGCGGCGTGCGGGATCGTCAAATTAGCTCAGGAACATGTTTATACGGATATCGTACAGCTTCACCACTTTCAAACTGTAGCTCTCATCCTCAAT GATGCGTGTTATCAAGTTCGTCGGACATTCGCGCAAAAGTTGAATCACGGACTCATGCAGTTCAAGTTGCCGCTGGAATACATGGCGATGTTTTCGCTGGCCGCCAGCGATCCCGTTGCCGACCACCGAAACGCCGTCAAAGGTTACATCCAGAAAAACATCTCTAAACGTCGCGAATATTTGAAGTTCAGTCCCGCCGCTAACG CTAAAATATTCTCACTGTTACCGGAGTATGTGCTGCCCTATACGATACATCTGCTGGCTCATGACCCGGATTTCGTCAGACCCGATGATGTAGAAATGCTCGCCTCATTAAAAGA ATGTTTGTGGTTTATCCTGGAGCCGTTAATGATGAAGAATGAACAATACAATTACACGttctttcataaaatgttaGAAAACATCAAGCAAACGAAGGATGCGCAGTGTCCAGAAAATCAGGCCGCCAATGAG AGGATGTACGCGGTCTGCGATCTGGCTATGGGAATCGTCGTTACGAAAACAACAAGCTTCATACTGAAAGACTTCCTCGCTGAGCCCGTTCTGCCGAAAAAACTCTTCACAAGACCCGACCAAAACTATGCAAACACGAAATTCTACTTGCCGAAAGAATTTGCTTTTTCCCCGCCGAAG AAGAAACAAGCGATCAATCTGCTCGCCGGAATCCGTACGGCTCCCAGTTATAATCCTAGCACGAAAACAACGGCTAATAAAGGAAAATCTCCCTCTGCTTCTTCCAGTCAACATTC GCCCAGTCGAGGGTCGCAGGAGTCAATAGATCTGATCAAACGCCTCGCCAGCGGAGCGGCCGCTAAATTCGACAGCGCCAATAAGAAAACGAgtgattcaaataattcagCGATATCGACTCTCGCGCAAACGAAGGTGAACGTTCCGTCGAAACTGAAACAATCGACGTTATCACCGTTAAAACGATCGAATAAGGATAACACGGTTACGCCATCGCCACCGCCGGGAAAAGCTCCGAAAAAGTCCGGCGCGCTTACGAACGGACGAAAGAAACCGGGGCAGCCGAGAAAAGGTCGCGGCGGAATCGCGGCCTCCGATTCTCAATCGTCGACGGATACCACCGGTTCACCGGCGGCGCCGAGGCCCCGGGGACGACCGCGCAAGGATTTAAACGTCGATAAAAAAAATGTCGCGTCGCCGTCGAAATCAGTGACTAGCAACGACGGTAATAAAAGTTCACCGTTGAAACGTAAAGTCGGCCGAACGCCGGCAAATAAAGCGTTGACTAGTTCTTCATCTCAATCGCCGGGGTCGTCCGACGAGTCCTCACCACCGAAAAGAGGTCGATTCTCTCAGTCGCCATCGTCGAGTGAGAGTTCTCCCGTTGTTAAACGAACCGGTCGCCAACCGCTAAGCGGCAAGAATTCCTCGTCGGCTAAACGTCTAGGCCGACCACCGCGTGCCGCCCTATCCGACGACACGGCTTCCCCGGCGTCCGGGAAGCGGACCGGTCGTAAACCGCCGTCTCAGACGTCTAGTGAGGCCGGTTCTCCTGCCGTGAAACGCCCCGGTCGTAAACCGTCGTCTCAGTCGTCTGGCAGTTCGGCGAAACGCGGCCGGGCGCCTTCGTCGCAGTCGTCCAGCGATACGGCGGCGTCTCCGGCGACTAAACGACCACGCGGTCGACCGGCCGCCGTTAAACAACAACAGAACGGTATTAAGCCGTCGccgaaaaacaacaataacaaaaaAACTGCTGTTTCGCCCGCGAAAAAAACCGGCAACAATCTGTTGAATAAGGCGAAAAAATTGAAACAGCAAGTAGCGGCAAAACGCAGTCCGAAACCACCACCATCACCAGCAAAGAGTCCAGTTAAATCACCAAA AAGAAACCTGATGTctgattttactgaatcggATTCGAGTCCAACAACATCACCTAGTAAACCATCCCCGTCGCGTAAACGAGCATCGGTAACGCCGTTGAAAGGACCTCAAAATAAACG GAATAAGACgtcgacgagtaaaaatgCTCAGTCACCGGCGAAGAAAAAGACAGCACCACCTGAGAAGAAGAAGCTCGGACGACCTAAGAAAAATGT AAGAACGGCAAACATACCAAATGGAGTGTCAGACAGTCAGTCGTCTGGACGGTCATCTAGAAAATCCACCCCATCATCAACACCTGCATCTTCTCCCCGTAAATCAGCAACACCGAACAAG GCTACAAAGCGACCAATTCGCAAGGGACGAAAGTGA
- the LOC141905534 gene encoding nucleoporin p58/p45-like isoform X2: MTSGFSFGTPSTNTAATTGGFSFGTTPGAAAGGLTFGTTKPTGVAFGTPAATTVSTGLSFGAGKTTFGTPAASGGTTTGFTSGFSLGGATPAASKPATGFTLGTTPATTATGFSLGTTPAAGAGTGFSLGSTPAASGFSLGTTPASASTGFTLGGTPASGLGTGLGLGTTPATGTLGGLAKPATGGLFQNTGLNLSTKPTTSSLTLAPAFSATSSAPSNKGLGGINPQVTTSNLQGNGNNGKPSDSKAVKETGIPNEIVETVENFKKYVKDQKVVRENIARMSSKPVFRVQEDVQSIRQLLSVVSNGLQRNAGAIEKLKMETAQEMKNVETAQRTKDTPPGLQYENTAPADYFQQLVEDFELRMQVYRQQIDNVESHFASLNQPAFITPQDLTNLLRKLHETFIALAAQLQVIHEAVKTQKEHYLNYRKVFHGESQNIFQTQKKMAEKTGQTATPIIRTGPTAFTGISNATAVAMATAMNRGQQPQAGAPPTLGLNAGFSGTQPTGQIGAFGGFGNTSSLGGIGFGGTQSAISTPAPVGFGTPAFGAGNTTGFQLQKPPSGTKRGKKN, encoded by the exons ATGACATCGGGATTTTCGTTCGGCACTCCCAG CACCAACACAGCTGCAACAACTGGTGGATTTTCTTTTGGAACAACTCCTGGTG CAGCAGCTGGAGGCTTGACATTTGGTACCACTAAACCAACTGGAGTCGCATTTG GGACACCAGCTGCAACAACAGTAAGTACTGGTCTATCATTCGGTGCTGGTAAAACAACATTCGGTACTCCGGCTGCTAGTGGTGGTACCACCACCGGTTTTACTTCAGGGTTCAGTCTgggaggagctacaccagccGCCAGTAAACCGGCTACCGGATTCACCTTGGGAACGACCCCCGCGACGACTGCTACGGGATTCAGTCTAGGAACGACACCAGCGGCGGGAGCCGGTACGGGATTCAGTTTGGGTTCGACGCCTGCTGCATCTGGATTCAGTCTCGGTACGACGCCTGCCAGCGCCAGTACAGGCTTTACTCTCGGCGGAACACCGGCCAGCGGATTGGGAACCGGTTTAGGTTTAGGAACGACGCCAGCGACTGGTACACTAGGTGGATTGGCAAAGCCTGCCACTGGCGgcttatttcaaaatacaggTCTTAATCTAAGCA cCAAACCAACTACGAGTAGTTTGACGTTAGCTCCCGCGTTTTCTGCTACGTCGTCTGCGCCGAGTAATAAAGGTCTAGGAGGTATAAATCCGCAGGTGACGACTTCGAATCTACAAGGAAATGGCAACAACGGTAAACCGAG TGATAGTAAAGCTGTGAAGGAAACCGGAATTCCAAATGAAATCGTTGAAACTGTGGAAAATTTCAA gAAATACGTAAAAGATCAGAAAGTCGTGCGCGAGAATATAGCTCGTATGTCATCTAAACCAGTGTTCAGGGTGCAAGAGGATGTTCAATCAATACGTCAGTTGTTGTCGGTTGTGTCGAATGGTCTACAACGTAACGCTGGAGCGATTGAAAAACTCAAGATGGAAACTGCCCAG gaaatgaaaaatgtagAAACTGCACAAAGAACTAAAGACACACCACCTGGGCTTCAGTACGAGAACACAGCACCAGCCGA TTATTTCCAGCAGCTCGTAGAAGACTTTGAATTGCGTATGCAGGTATACAGACAGCAAATTGATAACGTTGAAAGTCATTTTGCCAGTTTGAATCAACCCGCATTTATCACTCCACAAG ATCTCACAAATCTATTGAGAAAGTTACATGAAACATTCATCGCGCTGGCTGCACAGTTACAGGTCATACATGAAGCTGTGAAG acGCAAAAAGAACATTACTTGAACTACCGGAAAGTATTCCACGGCGAATctcaaaatattttccaaacTCAGAAAAAAATGGCGGAGAAAACTGGACAGACAGCGACGCCGATAATTCGAACCGGTCCAACGGCGTTTACCGGAATTTCAAACGCTACCGCTGTTGCAATGGCGACGGCTATGAATCGAGGACAGCAACCTCAAG CTGGTGCGCCTCCTACTCTGGGGCTGAATGCGGGATTCTCTGGGACTCAACCTACTGGTCAAATTGGTGCATTTGGAG GTTTTGGCAATACTTCAAGTTTAGGTGGAATTGGATTTGGTGGTACGCAATCGGCGATCTCGACTCCAGCTCCGGTCGGATTTGGCACTCCGGCGTTCGGCGCGGGTAACACCACCGGATTTCAGCTACAAAAACCACCATCGGGAACTAAACGAggaaaaaagaattga
- the LOC141905534 gene encoding nucleoporin p58/p45-like isoform X1, giving the protein MTSGFSFGTPSTNTAATTGGFSFGTTPGAAAGGLTFGTTKPTGVAFGTPAATTVSTGLSFGAGKTTFGTPAASGGTTTGFTSGFSLGGATPAASKPATGFTLGTTPATTATGFSLGTTPAAGAGTGFSLGSTPAASGFSLGTTPASASTGFTLGGTPASGLGTGLGLGTTPATGTLGGLAKPATGGLFQNTGLNLSTKPTTSSLTLAPAFSATSSAPSNKGLGGINPQVTTSNLQGNGNNGKPSDSKAVKETGIPNEIVETVENFKKYVKDQKVVRENIARMSSKPVFRVQEDVQSIRQLLSVVSNGLQRNAGAIEKLKMETAQEMKNVETAQRTKDTPPGLQYENTAPADYFQQLVEDFELRMQVYRQQIDNVESHFASLNQPAFITPQDLTNLLRKLHETFIALAAQLQVIHEAVKTQKEHYLNYRKVFHGESQNIFQTQKKMAEKTGQTATPIIRTGPTAFTGISNATAVAMATAMNRGQQPQAGAPPTLGLNAGFSGTQPTGQIGAFGGLANTSGFGANNSTFGSQGFGFGTTSSLLPSVKPLGFGNTSSLGGIGFGGTQSAISTPAPVGFGTPAFGAGNTTGFQLQKPPSGTKRGKKN; this is encoded by the exons ATGACATCGGGATTTTCGTTCGGCACTCCCAG CACCAACACAGCTGCAACAACTGGTGGATTTTCTTTTGGAACAACTCCTGGTG CAGCAGCTGGAGGCTTGACATTTGGTACCACTAAACCAACTGGAGTCGCATTTG GGACACCAGCTGCAACAACAGTAAGTACTGGTCTATCATTCGGTGCTGGTAAAACAACATTCGGTACTCCGGCTGCTAGTGGTGGTACCACCACCGGTTTTACTTCAGGGTTCAGTCTgggaggagctacaccagccGCCAGTAAACCGGCTACCGGATTCACCTTGGGAACGACCCCCGCGACGACTGCTACGGGATTCAGTCTAGGAACGACACCAGCGGCGGGAGCCGGTACGGGATTCAGTTTGGGTTCGACGCCTGCTGCATCTGGATTCAGTCTCGGTACGACGCCTGCCAGCGCCAGTACAGGCTTTACTCTCGGCGGAACACCGGCCAGCGGATTGGGAACCGGTTTAGGTTTAGGAACGACGCCAGCGACTGGTACACTAGGTGGATTGGCAAAGCCTGCCACTGGCGgcttatttcaaaatacaggTCTTAATCTAAGCA cCAAACCAACTACGAGTAGTTTGACGTTAGCTCCCGCGTTTTCTGCTACGTCGTCTGCGCCGAGTAATAAAGGTCTAGGAGGTATAAATCCGCAGGTGACGACTTCGAATCTACAAGGAAATGGCAACAACGGTAAACCGAG TGATAGTAAAGCTGTGAAGGAAACCGGAATTCCAAATGAAATCGTTGAAACTGTGGAAAATTTCAA gAAATACGTAAAAGATCAGAAAGTCGTGCGCGAGAATATAGCTCGTATGTCATCTAAACCAGTGTTCAGGGTGCAAGAGGATGTTCAATCAATACGTCAGTTGTTGTCGGTTGTGTCGAATGGTCTACAACGTAACGCTGGAGCGATTGAAAAACTCAAGATGGAAACTGCCCAG gaaatgaaaaatgtagAAACTGCACAAAGAACTAAAGACACACCACCTGGGCTTCAGTACGAGAACACAGCACCAGCCGA TTATTTCCAGCAGCTCGTAGAAGACTTTGAATTGCGTATGCAGGTATACAGACAGCAAATTGATAACGTTGAAAGTCATTTTGCCAGTTTGAATCAACCCGCATTTATCACTCCACAAG ATCTCACAAATCTATTGAGAAAGTTACATGAAACATTCATCGCGCTGGCTGCACAGTTACAGGTCATACATGAAGCTGTGAAG acGCAAAAAGAACATTACTTGAACTACCGGAAAGTATTCCACGGCGAATctcaaaatattttccaaacTCAGAAAAAAATGGCGGAGAAAACTGGACAGACAGCGACGCCGATAATTCGAACCGGTCCAACGGCGTTTACCGGAATTTCAAACGCTACCGCTGTTGCAATGGCGACGGCTATGAATCGAGGACAGCAACCTCAAG CTGGTGCGCCTCCTACTCTGGGGCTGAATGCGGGATTCTCTGGGACTCAACCTACTGGTCAAATTGGTGCATTTGGAG GTCTGGCAAATACATCTGGCTTTGGCGCGAATAATAGTACGTTCGGCTCGCAAGGTTTTGGGTTTGGTACAACGAGTTCATTGTTACCATCCGTTAAACCTTTAG GTTTTGGCAATACTTCAAGTTTAGGTGGAATTGGATTTGGTGGTACGCAATCGGCGATCTCGACTCCAGCTCCGGTCGGATTTGGCACTCCGGCGTTCGGCGCGGGTAACACCACCGGATTTCAGCTACAAAAACCACCATCGGGAACTAAACGAggaaaaaagaattga
- the LOC141905534 gene encoding nucleoporin p58/p45-like isoform X3, with amino-acid sequence MTSGFSFGTPSTNTAATTGGFSFGTTPGAAAGGLTFGTTKPTGVAFGTPAATTVSTGLSFGAGKTTFGTPAASGGTTTGFTSGFSLGGATPAASKPATGFTLGTTPATTATGFSLGTTPAAGAGTGFSLGSTPAASGFSLGTTPASASTGFTLGGTPASGLGTGLGLGTTPATGTLGGLAKPATGGLFQNTGLNLSTKPTTSSLTLAPAFSATSSAPSNKGLGGINPQVTTSNLQGNGNNGKPSDSKAVKETGIPNEIVETVENFKKYVKDQKVVRENIARMSSKPVFRVQEDVQSIRQLLSVVSNGLQRNAGAIEKLKMETAQEMKNVETAQRTKDTPPGLQYENTAPADYFQQLVEDFELRMQVYRQQIDNVESHFASLNQPAFITPQDLTNLLRKLHETFIALAAQLQVIHEAVKTQKEHYLNYRKVFHGESQNIFQTQKKMAEKTGQTATPIIRTGPTAFTGISNATAVAMATAMNRGQQPQAGAPPTLGLNAGFSGTQPTGQIGAFGGLANTSGFGANNSTFGSQGFGFGTTSSLLPSVKPLG; translated from the exons ATGACATCGGGATTTTCGTTCGGCACTCCCAG CACCAACACAGCTGCAACAACTGGTGGATTTTCTTTTGGAACAACTCCTGGTG CAGCAGCTGGAGGCTTGACATTTGGTACCACTAAACCAACTGGAGTCGCATTTG GGACACCAGCTGCAACAACAGTAAGTACTGGTCTATCATTCGGTGCTGGTAAAACAACATTCGGTACTCCGGCTGCTAGTGGTGGTACCACCACCGGTTTTACTTCAGGGTTCAGTCTgggaggagctacaccagccGCCAGTAAACCGGCTACCGGATTCACCTTGGGAACGACCCCCGCGACGACTGCTACGGGATTCAGTCTAGGAACGACACCAGCGGCGGGAGCCGGTACGGGATTCAGTTTGGGTTCGACGCCTGCTGCATCTGGATTCAGTCTCGGTACGACGCCTGCCAGCGCCAGTACAGGCTTTACTCTCGGCGGAACACCGGCCAGCGGATTGGGAACCGGTTTAGGTTTAGGAACGACGCCAGCGACTGGTACACTAGGTGGATTGGCAAAGCCTGCCACTGGCGgcttatttcaaaatacaggTCTTAATCTAAGCA cCAAACCAACTACGAGTAGTTTGACGTTAGCTCCCGCGTTTTCTGCTACGTCGTCTGCGCCGAGTAATAAAGGTCTAGGAGGTATAAATCCGCAGGTGACGACTTCGAATCTACAAGGAAATGGCAACAACGGTAAACCGAG TGATAGTAAAGCTGTGAAGGAAACCGGAATTCCAAATGAAATCGTTGAAACTGTGGAAAATTTCAA gAAATACGTAAAAGATCAGAAAGTCGTGCGCGAGAATATAGCTCGTATGTCATCTAAACCAGTGTTCAGGGTGCAAGAGGATGTTCAATCAATACGTCAGTTGTTGTCGGTTGTGTCGAATGGTCTACAACGTAACGCTGGAGCGATTGAAAAACTCAAGATGGAAACTGCCCAG gaaatgaaaaatgtagAAACTGCACAAAGAACTAAAGACACACCACCTGGGCTTCAGTACGAGAACACAGCACCAGCCGA TTATTTCCAGCAGCTCGTAGAAGACTTTGAATTGCGTATGCAGGTATACAGACAGCAAATTGATAACGTTGAAAGTCATTTTGCCAGTTTGAATCAACCCGCATTTATCACTCCACAAG ATCTCACAAATCTATTGAGAAAGTTACATGAAACATTCATCGCGCTGGCTGCACAGTTACAGGTCATACATGAAGCTGTGAAG acGCAAAAAGAACATTACTTGAACTACCGGAAAGTATTCCACGGCGAATctcaaaatattttccaaacTCAGAAAAAAATGGCGGAGAAAACTGGACAGACAGCGACGCCGATAATTCGAACCGGTCCAACGGCGTTTACCGGAATTTCAAACGCTACCGCTGTTGCAATGGCGACGGCTATGAATCGAGGACAGCAACCTCAAG CTGGTGCGCCTCCTACTCTGGGGCTGAATGCGGGATTCTCTGGGACTCAACCTACTGGTCAAATTGGTGCATTTGGAG GTCTGGCAAATACATCTGGCTTTGGCGCGAATAATAGTACGTTCGGCTCGCAAGGTTTTGGGTTTGGTACAACGAGTTCATTGTTACCATCCGTTAAACCTTTAGGTTAG